Proteins encoded within one genomic window of Triticum aestivum cultivar Chinese Spring chromosome 2D, IWGSC CS RefSeq v2.1, whole genome shotgun sequence:
- the LOC123054699 gene encoding helicase-like transcription factor CHR28, with the protein MEIIDLCSDSEDDVKLCSKGKAITHLCSEDRKDSLVPIDGADSSLLLLNTPFAKNNAEQPITLDDDDWFSSNPASCSYRSPAGSSHRIYPLSSSSLMLYDSSYGKTKQEIDDDDDVYMYSAPPPSFPTSHPSLSDEEDLTARFNYADGGTGMFSSTSSMDWKLPFGTSQNVKTDSDSDDVYTYEGLHSQRMFPPSMPSFNPVNNDPEVSNGFGTQGQPNAEKRPLGCDERAIYEEALQHISQETKEEDLPEGVLSISLLKHQRIALAWMLSKENSSHCPGGILADDQGLGKTISTIALIQKERTQQSNFMSADSDNKNSVPLDLDDDDIVMAMDKNKPKGEPSDRLDHELCASSSGSAFNRMAKTVKVEPKKKGRVNLPSSASTSRSATRPSAGTLVVCPASILKQWASEIKAKVAESSRLSVLVYHGGSRTSKPTELAKYDVVVTTYTIVGQEVPKQDSDDDMEPNHDEKYGLCPDFAARKRKLTKQTKKKAIKKKKVNSSTADLDGGPLARVRWFRVVLDEAQTIKNHRTKSARACCGLKAKRRWCLSGTPMQNTIDDLYSYFRFLKYEPYSSFSLFRSMIKGPISRGSSQGYKKLQTVLKIILLRRTKETLLDGEPIIKVPPKTIELKKINFTQEERYFYLALEEGSREKFKEFAAAGTIKQNYANILVLLLRLRQACDHPYLLKDDNQANYTDRASIEMAKQLPREIVMNLLEKLEVRRPICMICAEQRKNYMDSRTGPKEPPENAVITTCCHIFCYECAQESLSEEEVCPVCKQKLSSELLFSRPVLRLCISDELESYVITSSAAAVAVGDSSAASASASSAAAAAAAGADSSAAASGADSSAAADESSSICEASYISSKIKAAVDTLKSIFNTHGPTDSDTPKAIVFSQWTGMLNVLELSLNSNFINFRRLDGSMSLDDREEAVQEFKADPEVRVMLMSLKAGNLGLNMIAASHVIMLDPWWNPYAEDQAVDRAHRIGQTRPVTVTRFTVNGTVEDRILALQAKKREMVASAFGDEKTGGIATRLTVEDLGYLFNV; encoded by the exons ATGGAGATTATTGACCTGTGTTCAGATAGTGAGGACGATGTTAAACTGTGTTCAAAAGGCAAAGCCATCACTCATCTGTGCTCAGAGGACAGAAAAGACAGTCTTGTTCCTATTGACGGCGCTGACTCCTCTCTTCTTTTACTCAACACGCCGTTTGCCAAGAATAATGCAGAACAGCCAATCACCTTGGATGATGATGATTGGTTCAGTAGCAATCCCGCTTCATGCTCTTATAGATCTCCGGCTGGTTCATCACACAGGATCTATCCTCTCTCAAGTTCTTCGCTGATGCTATATGATTCCTCGTACGGTAAAACCAAGCAGGAAATTGATGATG ATGATGATGTCTATATGTATTCGGCTCCGCCTCCATCATTTCCAACCAGTCATCCAAGTTTGAGTGATGAAGAGGATCTTACTGCAAGGTTTAATTATGCTGATGGTGGAACTGGGATGTTTTCATCTACATCGTCAATGGATTGGAAACTACCTTTTGGTACCAGCCAGAACGTCAAAACTGATAGCGATAGCG ATGATGTCTACACTTATGAAGGCCTGCATTCACAGAGGATGTTTCCTCCATCAATGCCTTCCTTTAATCCAGTTAATAATGACCCTGAAGTTTCCAATGGCTTTGGCACGCAAGGCCAACCAAACGCAGAAAAAAGGCCTCTTGGTTGTGATGAGAGAGCTATATATGAAGAAGCCCTACAG CATATCAGTCAGGAAACAAAGGAAGAAGATCTGCCTGAAGGTGTTTTGTCCATATCACTCCTTAAGCACCAG AGAATAGCATTAGCTTGGATGCTCTCCAAGGAGAATAGTTCGCATTGTCCAGGTGGAATTTTGGCAGATGATCAG GGTCTTGGGAAGACAATATCAACAATTGCCCTAATACAAAAGGAGAGGACTCAACAGTCTAACTTCATGTCTGCTGATTCCGACAATAAAAATTCTGTGccattagatcttgatgatgatgaTATAGTGATGGCAATGGACAAGAACAAACCCAAGGGTGAACCCTCAGATAGGCTTGATCATGAGCTCTGTGCTAGTTCGTCGGGGAGTGCTTTTAATAGAATGGCGAAGACTGTTAAAGTTGAGCCCAAGAAGAAGGGCCGAGTGAATCTACCATCCTCTGCATCAACCTCCAGGTCTGCTACTAGACCATCTGCAGGAACACTGGTGGTTTGCCCGGCTAGCATTCTTAAGCAGTGGGCTAGTGAGATCAAAGCCAAGGTTGCTGAAAGTTCCAGATTATCTGTTTTGGTTTATCATGGAGGTTCAAGGACTTCAAAACCAACTGAGTTGGCAAAATATGATGTTGTTGTCACCACATATACTATTGTAGGCCAAGAAGTGCCCAAACAAGACTCTGATGACGATATGGAGCCAAATCACGATGAAAAGTATGGGTTATGTCCAGATTTTGCTGCTCGTAAAAGAAAACTGACAAAACAGACCAagaaaaaggcaataaagaaaaagAAGGTTAACAGTTCAACCGCTGACCTGGATGGTGGTCCACTTGCCAGGGTGCGATGGTTTAGAGTTGTGCTGGATGAAGCTCAAACAATAAAAAATCACCGGACTAAATCTGCTAGAGCCTGTTGTGGACTGAAAGCAAAAAGGAGATGGTGCTTATCGGGTACACCTATGCAAAATACAATTGACGACCTGTACAGTTATTTCCGCTTTTTAAAATATGAGCCATATTCTTCATTTAGTTTGTTCCGCTCGATGATAAAGGGTCCAATATCTAGAGGCTCAAGTCAGGGGTATAAGAAACTTCAAACTGTCTTGAAGATAATTCTGTTGCGGCGCACAAAAG AAACACTACTTGATGGAGAACCTATCATAAAAGTACCTCCAAAGACAATTGAGCTGAAGAAAATAAATTTCACACAAGAGGAACGGTATTTCTATTTGGCTCTTGAAGAAGGTTCTCGGGAAAAGTTCAAG GAATTTGCTGCTGCTGGAACAATAAAACAAAACTATGCAAACATTCTTGTATTGCTGCTGCGGCTTCGGCAAGCTTGTGATCACCCTTATCTTCTGAAGGATGACAATCAAGCAAATTATACTGACCGGGCTTCCATAGAAATGGCAAAACAACTTCCTAGGGAAATAGTGATGAATTTGCTCGAAAAGCTGGAGGTACGGCGACCAATTTGTATGATATGTGCG GAGCAGAGAAAGAACTACATGGACTCTCGCACAGGACCAAAG GAACCACCTGAGAATGCTGTTATAACAACATGCTGCCATATTTTCTGCTATGAATGTGCACAAGAGAGCTTAAGTGAAGAGGAAGTCTGCCCTGTTTGCAAACAGAAATTAAGTTCTGAATTGCTTTTTTCACGCCCAGTATTAAGGCTCTGTATCTCTGATGAGTTGGAGTCATATGTAATAACTAGTtctgcagcagcagtagcagtaggaGATAGTTCTGCAGCATCAGCATCAGCATcatcggcagcagcagcagcagcagcaggagcagatagTTCTGCAGCAGCATCAGGAGCAGATAGTTCTGCAGCAGCAGATGAATCATCCTCGATTTGCGAAGCCAGTTACATCTCATCGAAGATCAAGGCTGCCGTTGACACGCTTAAATCAATCTTCAACACACATGGTCCTACTGATAGTGATACTCCTAAGGCAATAGTCTTCTCCCAGTGGACTGGTATGCTGAACGTCCTGGAGCTTTCACTGAATAGCAATTTCATAAACTTCAGAAGGCTTGATGGGTCAATGTCCCTTGACGATAGAGAAGAAGCAGTGCAAGAGTTTAAGGCTGACCCAGAG GTAAGAGTGATGCTCATGTCACTGAAGGCTGGTAATCTTGGTCTAAACATGATAGCTGCTAGCCATGTGATCATGCTCGATCCCTGGTGGAACCCTTACGCCGAGGACCAAGCGGTTGATAGAGCACACAGAATCGGGCAGACCCGTCCTGTGACTGTCACTCGTTTCACAGTCAATGGCACGGTTGAAGATCGCATCTTAGCTCTGCAG GCGAAAAAGAGGGAGATGGTGGCATCTGCATTTGGCGACGAGAAAACGGGTGGCATCGCAACTCGGCTCACCGTGGAAGATCTCGGATATCTCTTCAACGTATAG